The following are encoded together in the Paludisphaera mucosa genome:
- a CDS encoding polysaccharide deacetylase family protein has protein sequence MGRRFWDSVANKRAFLARGLVATGAARAFEAVREASGRAVVVLTYHRIAEPGPGNPYYDPVVSATPAGFRAQMAMLRDRFQIVGPEDLVADEVRVDRRPRAVVTFDDGYRDNHDAALPILGELGIPATFFIPTGFFERPGLPWWDHVAYVVKASRRGRFAVERSADDPAPIAVELGGPDRSAAIMRLVRAVLDGEVPDRAWFLGRLEERAEVDVDPPTLGRALFMGWEHLAELADLGHTIGSHAHGHVALGTLDDRALRRELALSRTILEAAVKRPVRTIAYPYGWPGAVDDRTYRLAAAAGYRAGFTASEGIVRPDLAGFDPLAMPRLTVGGGDTPALLRTRAALWGAVGRSWL, from the coding sequence TTGGGACGGCGATTCTGGGATTCGGTGGCGAACAAGCGGGCGTTCCTGGCGCGGGGCTTGGTGGCGACGGGCGCGGCGAGGGCGTTCGAGGCCGTCCGCGAGGCGAGTGGAAGGGCGGTCGTCGTCCTGACGTACCACCGGATCGCCGAGCCGGGGCCGGGGAACCCCTATTACGACCCCGTCGTCTCGGCCACGCCCGCCGGCTTCCGGGCGCAGATGGCGATGCTCCGCGATCGGTTCCAGATCGTGGGCCCGGAGGACCTGGTCGCCGACGAGGTCCGGGTCGACCGCAGGCCGCGGGCCGTCGTGACGTTCGACGACGGCTATCGCGACAACCACGACGCGGCGCTGCCGATCCTGGGGGAACTCGGGATCCCGGCGACGTTCTTCATCCCGACCGGCTTCTTCGAGCGCCCCGGCCTGCCTTGGTGGGACCACGTGGCCTATGTAGTGAAGGCCTCGCGTCGCGGGCGGTTCGCCGTCGAGCGGTCGGCCGACGACCCGGCCCCGATCGCCGTCGAGCTGGGCGGGCCCGATCGCTCGGCCGCGATCATGCGACTCGTCCGCGCGGTGCTCGACGGCGAGGTCCCCGACCGGGCCTGGTTCCTGGGCCGGCTGGAGGAACGGGCGGAGGTCGACGTCGACCCGCCGACGCTCGGGCGGGCGCTCTTCATGGGGTGGGAGCACCTCGCGGAGCTGGCCGACCTGGGCCATACGATCGGCTCGCACGCGCACGGCCACGTCGCGCTCGGCACGCTCGACGACCGGGCCCTGCGGCGCGAGCTGGCGCTCTCGCGGACGATTTTGGAAGCCGCCGTGAAGCGGCCGGTGCGGACGATCGCCTACCCCTACGGCTGGCCGGGAGCCGTCGACGACCGGACGTATCGGCTGGCCGCCGCCGCCGGCTACCGCGCCGGGTTTACGGCGTCCGAGGGGATCGTCCGCCCCGACCTCGCCGGCTTCGACCCGCTCGCCATGCCCCGCCTGACCGTCGGCGGCGGCGACACCCCCGCCTTGCTCCGCACCCGCGCGGCCCTCTGGGGGGCCGTGGGGAGGTCGTGGCTGTAG
- a CDS encoding metallophosphoesterase: protein MSDEPKPVERTSRRKFWKRAAIGAAAASLAGAAYPLLEARWCRLTRRTLALPNLPASFRGLSVAYLSDLHHGPYVGLDYIRHVVDWSNALKPDLVLLGGDYVSKSSEYIGPVCREMARLRAPMGRFAVLGNHDNWESGAESRAELDRAGLELIDNRGVWLRRGGDRLRVGGVGDLWTDEQSLPHALEDAHEGDAVVLLSHNPDYAEYVRDPRVGLMLSGHTHGGQVVVPGVGAVVLPSRFGRKYSGGLVQGPAFPVFVGRGVGTSGPPVRFYCRPELVMLTLV from the coding sequence ATGAGCGACGAGCCGAAGCCGGTCGAGCGGACGAGTCGACGGAAGTTCTGGAAGCGGGCCGCGATCGGCGCGGCCGCGGCCTCGCTCGCGGGGGCCGCTTACCCGCTGCTGGAGGCGAGGTGGTGCCGGCTCACGCGCCGGACGCTCGCCCTGCCGAACCTTCCGGCGTCGTTCCGGGGGCTGTCGGTCGCGTACCTGAGCGACCTGCACCACGGGCCTTACGTCGGGCTCGATTACATCCGCCACGTCGTCGACTGGTCCAACGCCCTCAAGCCCGACCTGGTCTTGCTGGGGGGCGACTACGTGTCCAAAAGCTCCGAGTACATCGGCCCAGTCTGCCGGGAGATGGCGAGGCTGCGCGCGCCGATGGGCCGGTTCGCCGTGCTGGGCAACCACGACAACTGGGAGAGCGGGGCCGAATCCCGGGCCGAACTGGACCGCGCCGGCCTGGAGCTGATCGACAACCGAGGGGTCTGGCTGCGTCGCGGCGGCGACCGCCTGCGGGTCGGCGGCGTGGGAGACCTCTGGACCGACGAGCAGAGCCTCCCCCACGCCCTCGAAGACGCCCACGAGGGCGACGCGGTGGTCCTCCTGTCGCACAACCCCGATTACGCCGAGTACGTCCGCGACCCCCGCGTCGGCCTGATGCTCAGCGGCCACACCCACGGCGGCCAGGTCGTCGTCCCGGGCGTCGGCGCGGTGGTCCTCCCCTCGCGCTTCGGCCGCAAGTACTCGGGCGGGCTCGTCCAGGGGCCGGCGTTCCCCGTCTTCGTCGGCCGCGGCGTCGGCACCAGCGGCCCCCCCGTCCGCTTCTACTGCCGGCCGGAACTGGTGATGCTCACCCTGGTGTGA
- the larE gene encoding ATP-dependent sacrificial sulfur transferase LarE has translation MDPDLAAKRDALLATIRGYGRVAVAYSGGVDSAVVARAAHEALGDAAVAVTAVSESLASGELEEAQALAGRIGIRHRVIRTEEFADPNYLRNNSDRCYFCKSELYGRLVGLMDRLEVDAIASGANLDDQGDHRPGMRAAGEKGVRHPLQECGLGKADVRALARAWGMPVWDKPAAPCLSSRIAYGEEVTPARVRMVDQAESWLRARGLRLLRVRYHKNDMARIEVAPEEFAKLLADPVRGELTAAFRGFGFKFVALDLEGFRSGSLNDLIPPEQLLKPRVAR, from the coding sequence CTGGACCCCGACCTCGCCGCGAAGCGGGACGCCCTGCTGGCGACGATCCGGGGCTACGGCCGGGTGGCGGTCGCGTACTCGGGCGGCGTCGACAGCGCGGTGGTCGCCAGGGCCGCCCACGAGGCGCTCGGCGACGCGGCGGTCGCCGTGACGGCCGTGTCCGAGAGCCTGGCGTCGGGCGAGCTGGAAGAGGCCCAGGCGCTGGCGGGCCGGATCGGCATCCGCCATCGCGTGATCCGCACCGAGGAGTTCGCCGACCCCAACTACCTCCGCAACAACTCCGACCGCTGCTACTTCTGCAAGAGCGAGCTGTACGGCCGGCTGGTCGGACTGATGGATCGGCTGGAGGTCGACGCGATCGCCTCGGGCGCGAACCTCGACGACCAGGGCGACCACAGGCCGGGCATGCGGGCGGCCGGCGAGAAGGGGGTGCGGCACCCGCTCCAGGAATGCGGCCTGGGCAAGGCCGACGTCCGCGCCCTGGCCCGGGCCTGGGGGATGCCGGTGTGGGACAAGCCCGCCGCGCCCTGCCTGTCCAGCCGGATCGCCTACGGCGAGGAGGTCACGCCCGCCCGCGTCCGGATGGTCGACCAGGCCGAGTCCTGGCTGCGCGCCCGGGGCCTGCGGCTCCTGCGGGTCCGGTACCACAAGAACGACATGGCGCGGATCGAGGTCGCGCCCGAGGAGTTCGCGAAGCTGCTGGCCGACCCGGTCCGCGGCGAGCTGACGGCCGCCTTCCGGGGTTTCGGCTTCAAGTTCGTCGCGCTGGACCTGGAAGGCTTCCGTTCGGGGAGCCTCAACGACCTGATCCCCCCCGAGCAGCTCCTGAAGCCCCGCGTCGCCCGCTGA